GCAGTACATGTACCATGAGCAAGAAGGGAAGGTAGTCACCTACAACCACATATCAACTCCAGCCACATTGCATGGAGCAGAACACTTAGACAGTGGACTGCATGTTGTTCCACAGCTGATATAAATGAGGGCTTCAGTTCCTTCTTGGCTTCCATGTGGGAATGTAACACTGTCATACCTGATTTGGTACAAAAAACCCATCGCCACTCTCTGTGTAATCCTCAAATTCAGGGTCATCAACAACTGGCTGTGTTTTCTCCTCTTCCAACATTGGGTGGAAAATGTTAGTCATTATTTTCATTAGTTCTTCATCAGTCTTCATgggaaaagcaaataaaatgttGAAAACCAACAGACTAACTGTAAAGATCTGAAGTGAAGAAATAGATTTAAGCTGTCCAAATCACACTTACCAGCTGACCAAAGAAGACTCTCAATTCTATGTCGATGCCATCCTTCTCCTGGTCATTTTTGCTATTGTTCAGTTTCATGACAAACTCATTCCACGTTGCTTTTTTGAGTCCTTCTTTATCCTAGAAATGAACATATGTGACAGCATTTCCTTCATATTAACTCTACCCTCAAGTCAACCAAGTATATTTGCTGTGAGAGGTGAAGAGGAGCAATGGAGAGGGATCTGTACACTATAGCTAGCCTTTCTGTGCACTCTTCATTTTGGAAATGTCGGCTTCCTTGTGTTCATAGTATACAACTTTAATCAACTTCTTGGTCATGGTTGTCCCCTATGACCTCTTTTATGCCTTTATACTCCTAATAGCAAGGACTATTCTCCTTGAGATCCCTTTGGACAGTCCCCATGTGACCAACCACCCTGTCAGTTTCCTCATATGTTACCTTCTGCTCTTGCACTTCAGTATCCAAAGTTGGTTCAGGGATTATAGCAGCTGAGGCCACACCCAGGCACAGGATGACCAAGAAGACTGTAGGAGTCATGTCTCAAGTACCTAGAGGAAAAAGGATAAATCTCTGTCTAAATATTTCAAAgctactattttttttccattttatattaggtatttagatcatttacatttccaatgctataccaaaagtcccccatacccacccacccccactcccctacccacccactccccctttttggccctggcgttcccctgtactggggcatataaagtttgcgtgtccaatgggcctctctttccagtgatggccgactaggccatcttttgatacatatgcagctagagtcaagagctccggggtactggttagttcataatgttgttccatctatagggttgcagatccctttagctccttggctactttctctagctcctccattgggagccctgtgatccatccattagctgactgtgggcatccacttctgtgtttgctaggccccggcatagtctcacaagagacagctacatctgggtcctttcgataaaatcttgctagtgtatgcaatggtgtcagtgtttggatgctgattatggggtggatccctggctcacaccagtcagaatggctaagataaaaaattcaggagacagcagatgctggcgtggatgtggagaaagaggaacactcctccattgttggtgggattgcaggcttgtacaaccactctggaaatcagtctggcggttcctcagaaaattggatatagtactactggaggatccagcaatacctctcctgggcatatatccagaagatgccccaactggtaagaaggacacatgctccactatgttcatagcaggcttatttataatagccagaagctggaaagaacccagatgcccctcaacagaggaatggatacagaaaatgtggtacatctacacaatggagtactactcagctattaaaaagaatgaatttatgaaattcctagccaaatggatggacctggagggcatcatcctgagtgaggtaacacaatcacaaaggaactcacacaatatgtactcactgataagtggatattagcccgaaacctaggataaccaagatataagatataatttgctaaacacatgaaactcaagaagaatgaagactgaagtgtggacactatgcccctccttagaattgggaacaaaacacccatggaaggagttacagagacaaactttggagctgagatgaaaggctactatttttttaaactgagaaatcaaGGCACCCATGGTAGTTAAGGACTGATTGAACTTTTCCAAGTATTTATCTAAACATTGTGGAAATCTATGGATGTGGTTTAGTTTCAGAAAATATATTGAAGTATTTGTTAGTAGTTGTTCATAGTTCTAGTGATGGAAATAGCTAATTAGTGTGAGCTTCAGTTTTCAGAGAGATGTTCATGTACATCATGATTCCAAAAGCTATTGCTGTAACAGAGGACTTAACGAAGATCTGGTCTAGTATTTATAAAGACTAATGAGACTTCAAAAGGTGAGAGACATTGAACATCATCTTCTTCCTTATTACACAGCAGGAGCTACCATGTCTTGAACTCTCCCCTCTTGAGTGATAACAGTCTAGTCGTCTGTCCTTCTTGGAGAATGCAGGAGTGACAGCAATGACTGATCCCTCTGACCCTCCACTGTTACTGTGGCTCCTGAGTCTCCACTCACTGccacagagaaaaagaggttcaCAAGGTCATGCAGTCAGATATAAAGTAGACCACTCCCAGGATTCTCAGCTCAAGATTTTCTAGGTCTTCTGTTTTACTCCCCTAGAAGACACCAAGTCAGGAGCATGCTGCCTGGTATTCCTTCTGCACAGAGGATTCAAATTTTCTTGGTATGGGAAAAAGTGATCCTAAGTGGGAAGTACTGGGTGTGGCTGCTGCCATTGTTCAGGGCACCAACTGGCACTCCCTGTGACCAGGCTCAGACTTACACTCAATGGGATCTAGCACAAAGTTGCATGCTTGAGGGGACTGGTTTTTCTTTGGATCTTCCACTCATCCTCCTTGCTTCTCTACACCAAGGCTCCTGATGGTCAGATTTTCTCTTGGGCCTCATTCTCCAGGGAGTTTCTCCAGAGCACTCCATAAGTTCCCAATCTGCTCTGGCAGAGTCAGGGCCTTACCTGTGATGTCCAATGCTGTGCTGGGCACTCCAGTGGTTCAGCTCTTCAGAGGTCCCTGGAGATCCAGAATCTAGCTGAGCCGCACACCATTCAGTCTTTAAATCCCTAATTTCTGGCTACTAAGCACCACCCATAAGTACTAATGTTTTTATGATTGGTTGTGTTGATGACACCATTGGGCCCCAGGCTCTAGGACTCCAGGCATTAATGAAATTGAAGGATGAAGTGTGGATTGCTGCATTGGACTATGGGAGAGATTTGCATGAGTCAGTTTTAGAGGAAGGTTGGAAATGAATGTTGAGGTCCTTGGCTCATTTAGTACCCTGATATTGTGCTTTGTGGGCTGCCGAAGAAGAAGTGGTTCTAGGTAACTTTATGTAGCTTTTCAGTCTAACAATTGTTTTGACTTGGAGGAAGAAACACCCTGGAGCAGTGTGAATCAGCATATTCAAGCCTAATGTCTCTTGAAATACAGACCTCATGATACTTCCCCACTGTCTGAGTTTATCCAGGTGGGTCTCACATAGAGAAGGGGATAGAGAAGTGGTTTTTGTAGTTAATAGCACTTACTGATCTTGTAGAAGacctgaatttaattcccaggACTCTCTTGGAGCTCCCAACTGTATTTAAAGTTTCAGGGAATACAATGTCCTATTGTTTTGCCTCTTTGAGAACTAGACACATAAATGAAACAGGtaaaacacacataaatgtaaaacaaagttAAATAAAAGTTGCTTAGAAAAAGTGGAAATAGCTGAGTGACCCCATGagaagaccagcagtctaaaCTGagctggacccctgagatctctcagacatggagctgccaaacagacagcatacaccagctgatatgaggcccctggcacatacacagcagaggactgcctgaacTGGCCTaagtgaaagaagatgcacctagctgtgaagagatttgaggccccagggagttgggAGGTCTGGTTTggtgagggtggggtggtggggacatcctcttggagatgaggGGAAGAGGTAGGGAATGGGGAGTGGTCATGGGACAGACCAGGAGGGGAATGAAGACTGGACTATAAAAGaggattaaataataataataataataataataataataataataataatagtagtagtagtagtagtagtagtagtagtagtagtagtagtagtgctAATAAAAAAGACAATAGTTAGGGTAAGGCTGTTTTGAAACAAAGAATAGATTGTCAAGGGCAAATCCTTAGATGGGACCAGGGATGAAATGCCTAGAAGAAGGTCCCTAAGATACTTCCATTGCTGATGCTTCCTCCCAGTCTCCTCACTCAGAAATACTTTATCCTCTCATGTCTTTAGTGATAGATTTGTGATATATGAATCATTTACTAAAGGACTTTGCTGATAAATGCATAAAGGGAAATGAGAAATATGGAAATTTCTTCAGGACTCTTTCTGGGTTTTCCTTATGGAAATCCCATGTTCATCTTGAGGTTTAAGTTAGGACACTTCTTAAACTTCAatgttaaaatgtaaaacaaggAGAATGTAAGAGTGTTTCAGgtagaagaaaacacaggtacATAAACATAATCTCTGACTAGTACAATCGAAGATTTGCAACCAGGGGAACATGGCCCATTGAATCAAGTAAGTAGGGCTAATGTGGGCTCACAGAGATGGAAGCAGCAAGCATGCATGGAGCCTTCTGTATTAATAAGTTATGGCCGtcagcttggtgttcttgtaagACTCTCAACAGTGGAAGCAAGTGtatctctgactcctttgcctgctttgGGTCTATTTCTCCTCTTATTAGGTTACCTTGTCCAGCCTCAATATGGAGGCTTTTGGCTGGTCTTACTGTGCTGTGTTTTGTCCTGTCTGACTGTCAGCTCTTGGAGTCTGGATCTTTTCTGAAGCGAAATGGTGGAGAAGCGGATCTGGGGCAGAGGAATGGTGGAGAGAACCTGGGAGGAATGAGGAGAAGTGTCATTGTGGTGGGgtttattgtatgagagaagaatctattttctattaaaaaaggCTCAGAAATGTTCCAAATCATTGTACTTTTATCAatagcataaacacacacacctacacacacatatatatctatatatctatgtctaCATCTATGTCTATTTCTAGGTCTCTGTTTATAtctatgtctctatgtctctgtctctctgtctctatgtctctgtgatggtttgtatattcttggaccagggagtggcaccatttggaggtgtggccaggttggagtaggtgtgtcactgtgggtgtgggcataagatcctcaccctagttgcctggaagtcagtcttccaccagcagcctttggatgaagacatagaaccctcagctctgcctgcgccatgcctgcctggatactgccattctcccaccttgaagataatggactgaacctctgaacctgtaagccagccccaattaaatgttgtttttataagatttgccttggtcatggtgtctgttcacagcagtaaaaccctaactaagacagtctctatctatctatctatctatctatctatctatctatctatctatctatctatcatctatgtaatctatatatatatctgtataggtatctatctatcatgtttgtatgtatgcatgcatgtatgtatctatgtacatagttatacatctatatatctatatagctATTTATCTTTATATATACCTATATCTGTATCTCACACATTCATTATAGAAATTCTTTTCAAGAAAAACAACTACCTTACCACTTCCACAATGTTTTCAATGAATATTTTCACTATTCATTCAAAACTTAATCATAATTTACATATTTCATACATATCAATTTATAGATTCTTCTGATTGAGACTCATTTGGGCACCACCCAGAAACATTATGTGATTTGTCACTTTCATTCTGTGACATATACATTGTATAAAAGTTCCCATTTTAGGTATTGTAGGTCAAGAGCTCAGTGGCACTAGCCTCTTAGAAGCCCACTAAAACATATAAGCAGTGGGCCTGTAAGATAAACCTTGCAAGGTAAAGGCATCTTCCACAAAGCCTGGTGGCCTGAAGTTAAGTGACTCAATAGTAGGAAAAAAACCACTGGCTCCTGtgtgctgtcctctgacctctacacacatgccCTCTCCTAAAttcaaaatacacatacacagacacacacacagacacacacacacacacacagatctctctctctctctctctctctctctttctctctctctctctctccctctctgtcatctatctatctatctatctatctatctatctatctatctatctatctatctatctatctatctatctgaagaAAAGATATTAAATGATTAAATGTGGGCTTTGAGCATGTACTCATTTCTAGTGTGCTCTCTCTGATTGCTTTCAGTGACTGCTCCAACTGTCAAGTCTGGCACCTTCTGCCATGATACTCCCCTTATTATGAACTCTAACCCATTGGAATAATATGCCAAGGCACacccttccttctataagttgccttggtcatgatgtttcaccaATCATTTTCTGTATAATATTTCATAAACATTTAACACCAATATTTTTCTGTATAATATTTCAGGAATTATAATATTTGGTTGCTTTCCATGTAGATGGAGAAAGAAGATCCAATGCCCATCTCCTCTATGCTAACAAATATGCACAAAGTCTTAATTTGATTCAAAGAATTTgcaatacaagaaaaaaaacagTAATGGATGCTTAAGATAGAGAGAGTAAGACACTATTGTTGTTGTAAGTCATTGGGATACCTGTTTTTTACAAACTCTATTAAATTATACTTATATCATCTTAGTTAAGGTCTCTAAATCTAGTTTGAAGCCTGTCTGTgcaattctttgtatagttctgttCTTCTAACAATTCTATTAAGTCAGTTTAGCATAAACCTTTGTCTTTACCTATGTAGTCCTCCCTACGTGATCCTCCCTACGTGATCAAGAGTCTCTTTCTCCACCTTGCCCTAGGTTATGTCCCCTGACATGGTCAACAGCAAGATTGCTGTAGGTCTGTCTAGACATCATTTCCTTCTTAACAATTCTCAATCTACTGAGACACAATGTACTCCCTGCAATAATATTTGCATATCTATCTATACGTGACATCAAGCATCCTCTCCTCTTACTGTAGGACTTCATAAATATGACTTCTGTAGCTCTAGCCTACTCTT
Above is a window of Mus musculus strain C57BL/6J chromosome 13, GRCm38.p6 C57BL/6J DNA encoding:
- the Tpbpb gene encoding trophoblast specific protein beta precursor codes for the protein MTPTVFLVILCLGVASAAIIPEPTLDTEVQEQKDKEGLKKATWNEFVMKLNNSKNDQEKDGIDIELRVFFGQLTDEELMKIMTNIFHPMLEEEKTQPVVDDPEFEDYTESGDGFFVPNQPQ